From the Cupriavidus necator N-1 genome, one window contains:
- a CDS encoding glycogen/starch/alpha-glucan phosphorylase, whose product MKESIRPEHADDTRTALSGASLRRAFLDHVFHTQGKLPGHASQNDLYQAAAHTVRDRLVQRWISTAEAYLGQPSRTVAYLSAEFLMGPHLGNNLINLGIFDEVREAMAAAGLDLDRILEQEVEPGLGNGGLGRLAACFMDSLATLEIPALGYGIRYEYGIFQQTIIDGMQVESTDTWLRNGNPWEIQRSEWAVQVRLGGHTEHYTDDRGHYRVRWVPAKTVVGVPFDSPILGYRVNTVNTLRLWRADATEAFDFHTFNRGDYLGAVSKKVTSENLTKVLYPNDETSQGKELRLEQQYFFVACSLQDMLRLLAVDGIPVTRFHEKFAVQLNDTHPAVGIAELMRLLVDDHDLPWNEAWHITQNAFAYTNHTLLPEALEQWPLPLFARVLPRHLEIILEINARLLDEVRIRFYGDESRLARLSLINEYGERQVRMANLACVGSHAINGVAELHSRLMREDVLKDFYEMWPEKFTSITNGVTPRRWLALSNPRLTRLVSEAIGDGWISDLAQIRALEPYAEDAGFREQWHAARHQNKVALAELVRDTTGVVVDPSSMFDVMVKRIHEYKRQHLAVLHVIALYHRIKSDPGTEVQPRTFLFGGKAAPGYAYAKLMIRFITSVADVVNRDPQMRDRLKVVFLPNFNVTYGQRIYPAADLAEQISLAGKEASGTGNMKFAMNGALNIGTMDGANIELREAVGNDNFFPFGLTAPEVYALRASGYDPAAYYHSNPQLRAVIDLVQQGFFSRGDPALFRPLFNPQQMHDPYLLMADFASYIECQEKVSQAFAEPARWQRMSVLSCARSGRFSSDRAIREYCERIWHIEPVPVRLLHRASGAPWQGESPVRAA is encoded by the coding sequence ATGAAGGAATCTATCCGGCCCGAGCATGCCGATGACACCCGTACCGCCCTCTCCGGCGCCAGCCTGCGCCGGGCCTTCCTCGACCACGTCTTCCATACCCAGGGCAAGCTGCCCGGCCACGCCAGCCAGAACGACCTCTACCAGGCCGCGGCGCATACCGTGCGCGACCGCCTGGTGCAGCGCTGGATCAGCACCGCCGAGGCCTACCTGGGCCAGCCCTCGCGCACCGTCGCCTACCTGTCGGCGGAGTTCCTGATGGGCCCGCACCTGGGCAACAACCTGATCAACCTGGGCATCTTCGACGAGGTGCGCGAGGCCATGGCCGCTGCCGGGCTGGATCTCGACCGCATCCTGGAGCAAGAGGTCGAGCCGGGGCTGGGAAATGGCGGCCTGGGCCGGCTGGCGGCCTGCTTCATGGATTCGCTGGCGACGCTGGAAATCCCCGCGCTCGGCTATGGCATCCGCTACGAATACGGCATCTTCCAGCAGACCATCATCGACGGCATGCAGGTGGAATCGACCGATACCTGGCTGCGCAACGGCAACCCCTGGGAGATCCAGCGCTCAGAGTGGGCCGTGCAGGTGCGCCTGGGCGGCCACACCGAACACTACACCGACGACCGCGGCCACTACCGCGTACGCTGGGTGCCGGCCAAGACCGTGGTGGGTGTGCCGTTCGACTCGCCGATCCTGGGCTACCGCGTCAATACCGTGAACACCCTGCGGCTGTGGCGCGCAGACGCCACCGAGGCCTTCGACTTCCATACCTTCAACCGCGGCGACTACCTGGGCGCGGTCAGCAAGAAGGTCACTTCCGAGAACCTGACCAAGGTCCTCTACCCCAACGACGAGACCAGCCAGGGCAAGGAGCTGCGGCTGGAGCAGCAGTACTTCTTCGTCGCCTGTTCGCTGCAAGACATGCTGCGGCTGCTCGCCGTTGACGGCATCCCGGTGACGCGCTTCCACGAGAAGTTCGCGGTGCAGCTGAACGACACCCACCCGGCCGTGGGCATTGCCGAGCTGATGCGGCTGCTGGTCGACGACCATGACCTGCCCTGGAACGAGGCCTGGCACATCACGCAGAATGCCTTTGCCTACACCAACCACACACTGCTGCCCGAGGCGCTGGAGCAGTGGCCGCTGCCGCTGTTTGCCCGTGTGCTGCCGCGCCATCTCGAAATCATCCTGGAGATCAACGCGCGCTTGCTGGACGAGGTGCGGATCCGCTTCTACGGCGACGAATCGCGCCTGGCGCGGCTGTCGCTGATCAATGAGTACGGCGAACGGCAGGTGCGCATGGCCAACCTGGCGTGCGTGGGCAGCCACGCCATCAACGGCGTAGCCGAGCTGCACTCGCGCCTGATGCGCGAGGACGTGCTCAAGGATTTCTACGAGATGTGGCCGGAGAAGTTCACCAGCATCACCAACGGCGTGACGCCGCGGCGCTGGCTGGCGCTGTCCAATCCGCGCCTGACGCGGCTGGTGTCGGAGGCGATCGGCGACGGCTGGATCTCCGACCTGGCGCAGATCCGCGCGCTCGAGCCGTATGCCGAGGACGCGGGCTTTCGCGAACAATGGCACGCCGCGCGGCACCAGAACAAGGTGGCGCTGGCCGAGCTGGTCCGCGACACCACCGGCGTGGTGGTGGACCCGTCCTCCATGTTCGACGTGATGGTCAAGCGCATCCACGAATACAAGCGCCAGCACCTGGCGGTGCTGCATGTGATCGCGCTGTACCACCGCATCAAGTCCGACCCCGGCACCGAGGTCCAGCCGCGCACCTTCCTGTTCGGCGGCAAGGCTGCGCCGGGCTACGCCTATGCCAAGCTGATGATCCGCTTCATCACCTCGGTGGCCGACGTGGTCAACCGCGACCCGCAGATGCGCGACCGGCTCAAGGTGGTGTTCCTGCCCAACTTCAACGTCACCTACGGGCAGCGCATCTACCCGGCGGCCGACCTGGCCGAGCAGATCTCGCTGGCGGGCAAGGAAGCGTCCGGCACCGGCAACATGAAGTTCGCGATGAATGGCGCGCTCAATATCGGCACCATGGACGGCGCCAATATCGAGCTGCGCGAAGCCGTGGGCAACGACAACTTCTTCCCGTTCGGCCTGACCGCGCCGGAAGTCTATGCGCTGCGTGCAAGCGGCTACGACCCTGCCGCCTACTACCACAGCAACCCGCAGCTGCGCGCGGTGATCGACCTGGTCCAGCAGGGCTTCTTCTCGCGCGGCGACCCGGCGCTGTTCCGTCCGCTGTTCAACCCGCAGCAGATGCACGATCCCTACCTGCTGATGGCCGACTTCGCCTCATACATCGAGTGCCAGGAGAAAGTCTCGCAGGCCTTTGCCGAGCCGGCGCGCTGGCAACGCATGTCGGTGCTGTCATGCGCGCGCTCCGGGCGCTTTTCATCGGATCGGGCGATCCGCGAGTATTGCGAGCGCATCTGGCACATCGAGCCGGTGCCGGTCCGGCTGCTGCACCGCGCCAGCGGCGCGCCCTGGCAGGGTGAATCTCCGGTGCGCGCCGCGTAA
- the treZ gene encoding malto-oligosyltrehalose trehalohydrolase, with protein MHANPFLLAPGARSAMPSLAPHDCFAAPAAFRQPGLPCNDEPAHEYLFGPAWLPDGRVRFRLWAPDAAEQGQAVRLEIAGLGPVRMAAGANGWFEAIVACSKGARYWFRLDDGTTVPDPASRGQADDVHGPSIVPAPDAAGAFAWACPDWRGRPWHEAIIYEMHVGLCGGFAGAARQLPRLAALGFTAVELMPLAEFPGARNWGYDGVLPFAPESAYGTPDELRALVDRAHQLSMMVLLDVVYNHFGPEGNYLHRYASAFFRADRQTPWGPAIDFRRPQVRRFFTENARYWLEQFRFDGLRLDAVHAIEDEGWLAALPGELRTMLAEGDGANRHLHLVLENDNNDAELLAKGYDAQWNDDAHHALHVLLTGEGDGYYRDYTRCADEGEDAAAGRGEPALRHLARVLGEGFAYQGEPSAHRAAAAPGVSSSADSVRRGQPSAHLPPTAFVCFLQNHDQTGNRALGDRLAGLADRNALRAAVALQLLCPQVPLVFMGEETGSQRPFLYFTSHPPELAQAVRDGRRREFAASAAFRDDARAAAIPDPNDPATFEASRPELEDDGDWTPYYHELLSVRRRELLDRLAGCQSAGVDILGPAALCARWRLMDGMELSLWLNLGSEAVPCTRPCRDMSAALHESLPGAAAELSAGMLPPLACVATMCEPAAARAR; from the coding sequence TTGCACGCCAACCCGTTTCTTCTCGCCCCCGGCGCCCGCTCCGCCATGCCCAGCCTGGCCCCGCACGACTGCTTTGCGGCGCCCGCTGCCTTCAGGCAGCCGGGCCTGCCCTGCAACGACGAACCTGCGCACGAGTACCTGTTCGGGCCGGCCTGGCTGCCAGACGGCCGCGTGCGGTTCCGCCTGTGGGCCCCGGACGCAGCCGAGCAAGGCCAGGCGGTACGGCTGGAGATCGCCGGGCTCGGTCCGGTGCGCATGGCGGCCGGCGCCAATGGCTGGTTCGAGGCCATCGTTGCGTGCAGCAAAGGGGCACGCTACTGGTTCCGGCTTGACGACGGCACCACCGTGCCCGACCCGGCCTCGCGCGGGCAGGCCGACGATGTGCACGGGCCCAGCATCGTGCCCGCTCCCGACGCCGCTGGCGCCTTTGCGTGGGCGTGCCCCGACTGGCGCGGGCGCCCGTGGCATGAAGCCATCATCTATGAGATGCACGTGGGCCTGTGCGGCGGCTTTGCCGGCGCGGCTCGGCAGCTGCCGCGGCTAGCGGCGCTGGGCTTCACCGCGGTCGAGCTGATGCCGCTGGCGGAGTTCCCCGGCGCGCGCAACTGGGGCTATGACGGCGTGCTGCCATTCGCGCCGGAGTCCGCCTACGGCACGCCGGACGAACTGCGCGCGCTGGTGGACCGCGCCCACCAGCTCAGCATGATGGTGCTGCTGGACGTGGTCTACAACCACTTCGGGCCGGAGGGCAACTACCTGCACCGCTACGCCAGCGCGTTCTTCCGCGCGGACCGGCAGACCCCATGGGGGCCGGCCATCGATTTCCGCCGGCCGCAGGTGCGGCGCTTCTTCACCGAGAACGCGCGCTACTGGCTGGAGCAGTTCCGCTTCGACGGCCTGCGCCTGGACGCCGTGCACGCGATCGAGGACGAAGGCTGGCTGGCGGCGCTGCCCGGCGAGCTGCGCACCATGCTGGCCGAAGGCGACGGCGCCAACCGCCATCTCCACCTGGTGCTGGAGAACGACAACAATGATGCCGAATTGCTGGCCAAGGGCTACGACGCCCAGTGGAACGATGACGCGCACCATGCCCTGCACGTGCTGCTGACCGGCGAGGGCGACGGCTACTACCGCGACTACACCCGCTGCGCCGATGAGGGCGAGGATGCGGCTGCGGGGCGCGGCGAGCCCGCGCTGCGCCACCTTGCACGCGTGCTGGGCGAAGGCTTTGCCTACCAGGGCGAGCCGTCGGCGCACCGCGCTGCCGCCGCGCCGGGCGTGTCGTCAAGCGCGGACAGCGTGCGCCGCGGCCAGCCGAGCGCGCACCTGCCGCCCACGGCCTTCGTCTGCTTCCTGCAGAACCACGACCAGACCGGCAACCGCGCCCTGGGCGACCGGCTGGCCGGCCTGGCCGACCGCAATGCGCTGCGCGCAGCGGTGGCGCTGCAGCTGCTGTGCCCGCAGGTGCCGCTGGTGTTCATGGGCGAGGAAACCGGCTCGCAGCGGCCCTTCCTCTACTTCACCAGTCACCCGCCCGAACTGGCACAGGCCGTGCGCGACGGCCGGCGCCGCGAGTTTGCGGCTTCCGCGGCATTCCGCGACGATGCGCGCGCCGCGGCCATCCCCGACCCCAACGACCCGGCCACCTTCGAGGCGTCGCGCCCCGAGCTGGAGGACGACGGCGACTGGACACCGTACTACCACGAACTGCTCTCCGTCCGCCGCCGTGAACTGCTGGACCGGCTGGCCGGCTGCCAGTCGGCGGGCGTCGATATCCTGGGGCCGGCTGCGCTGTGCGCACGCTGGCGGCTGATGGACGGCATGGAACTGAGCCTGTGGCTGAACCTGGGCAGCGAAGCCGTGCCATGCACACGCCCGTGCCGCGACATGAGCGCGGCGCTGCATGAAAGCCTGCCCGGCGCCGCGGCCGAGCTGTCCGCCGGCATGCTGCCGCCGCTGGCCTGCGTCGCCACCATGTGCGAGCCCGCCGCGGCGCGCGCAAGATAA
- the treY gene encoding malto-oligosyltrehalose synthase encodes MPAGLPESQPGSHGDGGDHDLPRATARLQLHPGFTFADAAAVVDYYAALGVSHLYLSPVCSARPGSTHGYDVTDFTRVRDELGGEPGLKALAGRARAAGLGLVLDIVPNHMAADATHNGWWRDVLTHGRASRCAASFDIDWTPRDPALHGKVLLPMLGQSYWDTLVSGELQWVPASAEDAAHLRYFEHSLPLAPSSVDAAAATQPGWYDPAQAEGRTRLHALLERQHYRLAWWRTAAAALNWRRFFEISDLVGVREEDPQVFDAVHALVFRLLREGWIDGVRVDHVDGLADPAGYCRRLRAELDRHAAARPPLLRLAHPWLVVEKILGPRERLAPDWQVDGTTGYDFMDDVAAVLHDGNGEAPLGALWASASGDARPYAAHVEAARHEVLERHLVTEYEGAAACLHDCAKQEPGTRDLTRAALRRALAALMAAVPVYRSYFDAQPGARDTSAAQADDAMLDQAMQAARAGLAPDEAVALAFIGGCLRTPAPPDSETGVLRRRLQQLMPALAAKAGEDTAFYRYGRLLSRNEVGSDPATLALPPAQFHARMAARRLACPHAMLATATHDHKRGEDTRMRLAVLSEMPDAWADAVAAWERACAPLLSTLPQAPDPGDRLMLYQTLVGAWPMEDIGKPAGSNTVDAFLERVSAWQLKAIREAKRHGNWTCPDAEYEAACEAFLRAIAANWPLGVLAHIGQFAQHIAVAGAVNSLAQVLVQLTAPGIPDRYQGCEGWDLSLVDPDNRRPPDFAQLRARLGCSAGWAHWLTRWRDGRIKQQLIRQVLAVRRAQPRLFADGQYSTLAAQGALVPQVLAFARTADAHQAITVVTRLAATQVDPTMPRIPPAGWGDTILNVGAPQPSRWTDALTGHVLDAPMGRLRLREVLGGLPVALLLRQP; translated from the coding sequence ATGCCCGCCGGCTTGCCGGAATCCCAGCCAGGCAGCCATGGCGATGGCGGCGACCATGACCTGCCCCGCGCCACCGCCCGGCTGCAGCTGCATCCGGGCTTCACCTTTGCCGATGCCGCCGCCGTCGTTGACTACTACGCCGCGCTCGGCGTCAGCCACCTGTACCTGTCGCCAGTGTGCAGCGCGCGCCCGGGCTCCACCCATGGCTACGACGTCACCGACTTCACCCGCGTGCGCGACGAGCTGGGCGGCGAGCCCGGCCTGAAAGCGCTGGCCGGGCGCGCCCGCGCCGCCGGCCTCGGCCTGGTGCTGGACATCGTGCCCAACCACATGGCGGCCGACGCCACCCACAACGGCTGGTGGCGCGACGTGCTGACCCACGGACGCGCCAGCCGCTGCGCCGCCAGCTTCGACATCGACTGGACCCCGCGCGACCCCGCCCTGCATGGCAAGGTGCTGCTGCCGATGCTGGGTCAGTCCTACTGGGACACGCTGGTGTCGGGCGAGCTGCAATGGGTGCCCGCCAGCGCAGAGGATGCCGCCCACCTGCGCTATTTCGAGCACTCGCTGCCGCTGGCGCCAAGCAGCGTGGATGCCGCGGCCGCAACCCAGCCCGGCTGGTACGACCCCGCGCAGGCCGAAGGCCGCACCCGGCTGCACGCACTGCTGGAGCGCCAGCACTACCGGCTGGCCTGGTGGCGCACCGCCGCCGCGGCACTGAACTGGCGGCGCTTTTTCGAGATCAGCGATCTCGTCGGCGTGCGCGAGGAAGACCCGCAGGTATTCGACGCCGTCCACGCGCTGGTCTTCCGCCTGCTGCGCGAAGGCTGGATCGACGGCGTGCGTGTCGATCATGTCGACGGCCTGGCCGATCCCGCTGGCTACTGCCGCCGGCTGCGTGCCGAACTGGACCGGCACGCCGCCGCGCGCCCGCCGTTGCTGCGGCTGGCGCACCCGTGGCTGGTGGTCGAGAAGATCCTGGGCCCGCGCGAACGCCTGGCGCCGGACTGGCAGGTCGATGGCACCACCGGCTACGACTTCATGGACGATGTGGCCGCCGTGCTGCACGACGGCAACGGCGAGGCGCCGCTGGGCGCGCTGTGGGCATCGGCCAGCGGCGATGCGCGCCCGTATGCCGCCCATGTCGAGGCGGCGCGGCACGAGGTGCTGGAGCGGCACCTCGTGACCGAGTACGAAGGCGCGGCCGCCTGCCTGCACGACTGCGCGAAGCAGGAGCCCGGCACACGCGACCTGACACGCGCGGCGCTGCGGCGCGCGCTGGCCGCGCTGATGGCGGCGGTGCCCGTCTACCGCAGCTACTTTGACGCGCAACCCGGCGCGCGCGACACCTCGGCCGCACAGGCCGACGACGCCATGCTGGACCAAGCCATGCAGGCGGCGCGCGCCGGCCTGGCCCCGGACGAGGCCGTGGCACTGGCCTTTATCGGCGGCTGCCTGCGCACGCCAGCCCCGCCCGACAGCGAAACCGGCGTGCTGCGCCGCCGCCTGCAGCAACTGATGCCCGCCCTGGCAGCCAAGGCCGGCGAAGACACGGCGTTCTACCGCTACGGGCGGCTGCTGTCGCGCAACGAGGTGGGCAGCGACCCCGCCACGCTGGCGTTGCCGCCGGCGCAGTTCCACGCGCGCATGGCGGCGCGGCGCCTGGCCTGTCCTCATGCCATGCTGGCCACTGCGACTCACGACCACAAGCGCGGCGAGGACACACGCATGCGCCTGGCCGTGCTGAGCGAGATGCCCGACGCCTGGGCCGATGCCGTGGCGGCATGGGAACGCGCGTGCGCACCGCTGCTGTCGACCCTGCCGCAGGCGCCCGACCCCGGCGACCGCCTGATGCTGTACCAGACTCTGGTCGGCGCGTGGCCGATGGAGGACATCGGCAAGCCTGCAGGCAGCAACACCGTCGACGCTTTCCTGGAGCGCGTGTCGGCGTGGCAGCTCAAGGCCATCCGCGAAGCCAAGCGCCACGGCAACTGGACCTGCCCGGACGCGGAATACGAAGCCGCGTGCGAGGCCTTCCTGCGTGCCATCGCGGCGAACTGGCCGTTGGGTGTGCTGGCGCATATCGGCCAGTTTGCGCAGCATATTGCCGTGGCCGGCGCCGTCAACAGCCTGGCACAGGTGCTGGTGCAGCTGACCGCACCGGGCATCCCCGACCGCTACCAGGGATGCGAAGGCTGGGACCTGAGCCTGGTGGATCCGGACAACCGGCGCCCGCCCGATTTTGCGCAACTGCGCGCGCGCCTGGGCTGCAGCGCTGGCTGGGCCCACTGGCTAACGCGCTGGCGCGACGGACGCATCAAGCAGCAGCTGATACGTCAGGTGCTGGCAGTACGCCGCGCCCAACCACGGCTCTTTGCCGACGGGCAATACAGCACGCTGGCGGCGCAGGGCGCGCTGGTGCCGCAGGTGCTGGCCTTTGCCCGCACCGCGGATGCGCACCAGGCCATCACGGTGGTGACGCGGCTGGCGGCCACGCAGGTCGACCCGACCATGCCGCGCATCCCGCCCGCGGGCTGGGGTGACACTATCCTGAACGTGGGTGCGCCGCAGCCCAGCCGCTGGACCGATGCGCTGACCGGCCATGTGCTGGACGCGCCCATGGGCCGGCTGCGCCTGCGCGAGGTACTGGGCGGCTTGCCGGTGGCGCTGCTGCTGCGCCAGCCATAA
- a CDS encoding BON domain-containing protein, whose protein sequence is MTPRSRIARLALPLAVLAMAASQAVTAAPADAPAAPSSTGRTAAPRDTEAASDRAITAEVQARLANTHVLDRARIRVSTTDGVVKLEGTVRDDKQRTMAMELARSVRGVSAVSDELRAGTD, encoded by the coding sequence ATGACACCACGCTCCCGCATCGCCCGCCTGGCGCTGCCTCTGGCGGTGCTGGCGATGGCCGCCTCCCAGGCCGTCACGGCCGCCCCGGCCGATGCGCCGGCGGCGCCGTCGTCCACGGGACGCACCGCCGCGCCGCGCGACACCGAAGCCGCCAGCGACCGCGCCATCACTGCCGAAGTTCAGGCCCGCCTGGCAAACACGCACGTGCTGGACCGCGCCCGGATCCGTGTATCCACCACTGACGGCGTGGTCAAGCTGGAAGGTACCGTGCGCGACGATAAACAGCGTACGATGGCAATGGAACTGGCTCGTTCGGTGCGCGGCGTGAGCGCCGTGTCAGACGAGCTGCGCGCCGGTACCGACTGA
- a CDS encoding endonuclease/exonuclease/phosphatase family protein produces MRMQPDLPSLVNPAQARDPGDTLAVAGARAALHCARPADAAGIASMMVASYNIHRAVGTDRRYRPDRVAAVLEELDADIVALQEVESGSSNDHTLEYLAGHTGMHVVSGFTRVRGNADYGNALLARFAPQAVNQIDLTVKGCEPRGAIDVTLACTASGRESALRVIATHLGLRPGERRRQVQQLLNYVAAAPPLPTILLGDVNEWFLWGRPLRWLHAYFEHTPHTATFPSRWPVFALDRIWVSPRAHLVSVASHRSPLARVASDHLPLLARFEVPTAPT; encoded by the coding sequence ATGCGAATGCAACCGGACTTACCGTCTCTTGTAAATCCTGCCCAGGCGCGTGACCCCGGCGACACGCTTGCGGTCGCCGGCGCGCGGGCAGCGCTGCACTGCGCGCGGCCGGCGGACGCGGCCGGCATTGCCAGCATGATGGTGGCCAGCTACAACATCCACCGCGCCGTGGGCACCGACCGCCGCTATCGGCCGGACCGCGTCGCAGCGGTGCTGGAAGAACTGGACGCCGATATCGTCGCGCTGCAGGAGGTGGAATCCGGCAGCAGCAACGACCATACCCTGGAATACCTGGCCGGCCATACCGGCATGCACGTGGTCTCGGGTTTTACGCGCGTGCGCGGCAATGCCGATTATGGCAATGCGCTGCTGGCGCGCTTTGCGCCGCAGGCGGTGAACCAGATCGACCTGACGGTGAAGGGCTGCGAGCCGCGCGGTGCCATCGATGTCACGCTGGCGTGCACGGCGTCAGGCCGGGAGAGCGCGCTGCGCGTGATTGCCACCCACCTGGGCCTGCGCCCCGGCGAGCGCCGGCGCCAGGTGCAGCAGTTACTCAACTATGTGGCCGCGGCGCCGCCGTTGCCGACCATCCTGCTCGGTGACGTCAATGAGTGGTTCCTGTGGGGCCGGCCGTTGCGCTGGCTGCATGCGTATTTCGAGCACACTCCGCACACCGCCACCTTCCCGTCGCGCTGGCCGGTGTTTGCGCTCGATCGCATCTGGGTGTCGCCGCGCGCGCACCTGGTGTCGGTGGCCAGCCACCGTTCGCCGCTGGCGCGCGTGGCCTCCGACCATCTGCCGTTGCTGGCTCGTTTTGAGGTGCCCACAGCGCCGACATAA